In Arthrobacter ramosus, one DNA window encodes the following:
- a CDS encoding DUF1737 domain-containing protein — translation MPEPTEEKLSYRLVTGPDTKEFCERISTALAEGYVLHGSPAATFNGTDVIVAQAIVLPAAIASADAAVANAVDQLDEEFDGEGHA, via the coding sequence ATGCCTGAACCCACCGAAGAAAAACTCTCCTACCGTCTCGTCACGGGCCCTGACACCAAGGAATTCTGCGAGCGGATCTCCACCGCCCTCGCGGAGGGATACGTGTTGCACGGGAGCCCGGCCGCGACCTTCAACGGCACCGACGTGATCGTGGCACAGGCCATCGTCCTGCCCGCGGCGATCGCGAGCGCGGATGCCGCCGTTGCCAATGCGGTGGATCAGCTTGATGAAGAGTTCGACGGCGAGGGCCACGCATGA
- a CDS encoding Lrp/AsnC family transcriptional regulator: MAALTDLDRQLLSALREDGRASVASLARKLGVARATVNSRLERLVSSGTIVGFTARVRDEVDPLAIRAIALIAVEGRSADKVIRQLRGLPEIWALHTTNGGWDLVAELRTESLSDFDQVLGRIRGIDGIVNSETSLLLSSVLR, translated from the coding sequence ATGGCAGCACTCACCGACCTTGACCGTCAGCTCCTCTCCGCCCTCCGGGAAGACGGAAGGGCGTCCGTGGCGAGCCTCGCGCGTAAGCTGGGCGTCGCCAGGGCCACTGTGAATAGCAGGCTCGAGCGTCTTGTCTCCTCCGGAACCATCGTTGGTTTCACTGCGAGGGTCCGCGACGAGGTCGATCCACTTGCGATTAGAGCTATTGCGCTTATTGCCGTGGAGGGAAGATCGGCCGACAAAGTCATTCGCCAGCTCAGGGGACTTCCAGAGATTTGGGCGCTGCACACCACGAATGGCGGTTGGGACCTCGTGGCCGAGCTACGCACGGAAAGCCTCAGCGACTTTGACCAGGTACTCGGAAGGATCCGCGGCATCGACGGGATCGTCAATAGCGAGACGAGCCTGTTGCTCAGTTCCGTCCTGCGGTAG